In Musa acuminata AAA Group cultivar baxijiao chromosome BXJ2-8, Cavendish_Baxijiao_AAA, whole genome shotgun sequence, one genomic interval encodes:
- the LOC135618426 gene encoding actin-depolymerizing factor 1 yields MANAASGMAVSDECKLKFLELKAKRNFRFIVFKIDERIQQVMVDKLGQPDESYDDFTASLPADECRYAVFDFDFVTDENCQKSKIFFIAWSPDAARVRSKMLYASSKDRFKRELDGIQVELQATDPSEMSIDIVKGRAL; encoded by the exons ATG GCGAACGCAGCGTCGGGAATGGCGGTGAGCGACGAGTGCAAGCTCAAGTTCTTGGAGCTGAAGGCCAAGAGGAACTTCCGGTTCATCGTCTTCAAGATCGACGAGAGGATACAGCAGGTGATGGTAGATAAGCTCGGCCAGCCCGACGAGAGCTACGACGACTTCACCGCGTCCCTGCCGGCCGACGAATGCCGCTACGCCGTCTTCGACTTCGACTTCGTCACCGACGAGAATTGCCAGAAGAGCAAGATCTTCTTCATCGCTTG GTCACCCGATGCCGCAAGGGTGAGGAGCAAGATGCTGTATGCAAGCTCCAAGGACAGGTTCAAGAGGGAGCTCGATGGGATCCAGGTGGAGCTGCAAGCAACAGACCCCAGTGAGATGAGCATCGACATTGTCAAAGGCCGAGCTCTATGA
- the LOC135586989 gene encoding probable phospholipid hydroperoxide glutathione peroxidase 6, mitochondrial — protein sequence MLPLIGSKPICCLHPYRRQKDAKGNGVDLSTYKGKVLQIVNVASRCELTNSNYMELSQLYEKYKRNDFEILTFPCIQLNSPALILKPVSQSSRLM from the exons ATGCTACCCCTCATCGGGTCCAAACCTATATGTTGTCTCCACCCTTATCGCCGACAAAAG GATGCCAAGGGAAATGGCGTTGATCTCAGCACTTACAAGGGGAAGGTTTTGCAGATCGTCAATGTAGCATCCCGATG TGAATTGACCAACTCAAATTACATGGAGCTGAGTCAGCTGTATGAGAAGTACAAGCGCAACG ATTTCGAAATTCTGACCTTCCCATGCATTCAGTTGAATTCGCCTGCACTCATTTTAAAGCCGGTTTCCCAATCTTCGAG GTTGATGTAA
- the LOC103993258 gene encoding AT-hook motif nuclear-localized protein 9 isoform X1 encodes MDGISGSAYYIAHRAIPGPGAGSQSGFNVAAQPGVRSMPNPGAILTAPSSGVGSMPFQVESPPAVSSHGGGGGLSEGVSQTEPVKRKRGRPRKYGPDGNVALALSPISSSAPPSGTGTVSGSASGSGAPTQKRGRGRPPGTGRKQLLASLGEWVVGSAGMGFTPHVITIPVGEDIAAKIMSFSQQGPRAVCILSANGAVSTVTLRQSATSGGTVTYEGRFEILCLSGSYTLTDNGGSRSRAGGLSISLSSPDGRVIGGGVAGSLIAANPVQVIVGSFIYAGSKAKSKVKASNETGAEPELEVGDERHMQYAEFPSENVTPPVMAGWPASRQLDMRNAHMDIDLTRG; translated from the exons ATGGATGGGATATCTGGCTCAGCCTATTACATAGCGCATAGAGCAATCCCCGGTCCCGGTGCTGGTTCGCAGTCTGGATTTAATGTGGCAGCGCAACCCGGGGTCCGGTCGATGCCGAACCCCGGCGCGATTCTGACGGCCCCGTCTTCCGGCGTTGGTTCGATGCCGTTCCAGGTAGAGTCTCCTCCAGCGGTCTCGTCccatggtggtggcggtggtctgAGCGAGGGAGTAAGCCAAACTGAGCCGGTgaagaggaagagaggaaggCCGAGAAAGTATGGGCCGGATGGGAACGTAGCTTTGGCACTCTCGCCCATTTCCTCGTCTGCTCCTCCTTCCGGGACGGGGACCGTGTCAGGGTCAGCTTCGGGGTCCGGCGCTCCGACGCAGAAGCGAGGAAGAGGGCGGCCGCCAGGCACTGGAAGGAAGCAACTGTTAGCATCGCTTG GTGAATGGGTTGTTGGATCAGCTGGAATGGGTTTTACCCCACACGTCATAACAATTCCAGTAGGAGAG GACATCGCTGCAAAGATAATGTCATTCTCCCAGCAGGGACCAAGGGCTGTCTGTATCCTCTCAGCAAATGGTGCTGTGTCCACTGTGACTCTTCGGCAGTCTGCAACTTCTGGTGGCACAGTCACTTATGAG GGCCGTTTCGAGATACTCTGCTTGTCTGGTTCATACACTTTGACGGACAATGGTGGATCGCGTAGCAGAGCTGGAGGGCTGAGCATCTCTCTTTCTAGTCCCGACGGCCGCGTAATTGGCGGTGGTGTAGCTGGATCTCTTATAGCTGCAAACCCGGTACAG GTAATTGTAGGAAGCTTCATTTACGcaggatcgaaggcgaagagcaaGGTGAAAGCCAGCAATGAAACAGGCGCTGAACCTGAGCTGGAGGTTGGGGATGAGCGACACATGCAGTATGCAGAGTTCCCTAGTGAAAACGTTACTCCTCCGGTCATGGCAGGGTGGCCTGCATCGAGGCAGCTCGATATGAGGAATGCTCACATGGATATCGACCTGACACGAGGGTAG
- the LOC103993258 gene encoding AT-hook motif nuclear-localized protein 9 isoform X2: MDGISGSAYYIAHRAIPGPGAGSQSGFNVAAQPGVRSMPNPGAILTAPSSGVGSMPFQVESPPAVSSHGGGGGLSEGVSQTEPVKRKRGRPRKYGPDGNVALALSPISSSAPPSGTGTVSGSASGSGAPTQKRGRGRPPGTGRKQLLASLGEWVVGSAGMGFTPHVITIPVGEDIAAKIMSFSQQGPRAVCILSANGAVSTVTLRQSATSGGTVTYEGRFEILCLSGSYTLTDNGGSRSRAGGLSISLSSPDGRVIGGGVAGSLIAANPVQDRRRRAR; this comes from the exons ATGGATGGGATATCTGGCTCAGCCTATTACATAGCGCATAGAGCAATCCCCGGTCCCGGTGCTGGTTCGCAGTCTGGATTTAATGTGGCAGCGCAACCCGGGGTCCGGTCGATGCCGAACCCCGGCGCGATTCTGACGGCCCCGTCTTCCGGCGTTGGTTCGATGCCGTTCCAGGTAGAGTCTCCTCCAGCGGTCTCGTCccatggtggtggcggtggtctgAGCGAGGGAGTAAGCCAAACTGAGCCGGTgaagaggaagagaggaaggCCGAGAAAGTATGGGCCGGATGGGAACGTAGCTTTGGCACTCTCGCCCATTTCCTCGTCTGCTCCTCCTTCCGGGACGGGGACCGTGTCAGGGTCAGCTTCGGGGTCCGGCGCTCCGACGCAGAAGCGAGGAAGAGGGCGGCCGCCAGGCACTGGAAGGAAGCAACTGTTAGCATCGCTTG GTGAATGGGTTGTTGGATCAGCTGGAATGGGTTTTACCCCACACGTCATAACAATTCCAGTAGGAGAG GACATCGCTGCAAAGATAATGTCATTCTCCCAGCAGGGACCAAGGGCTGTCTGTATCCTCTCAGCAAATGGTGCTGTGTCCACTGTGACTCTTCGGCAGTCTGCAACTTCTGGTGGCACAGTCACTTATGAG GGCCGTTTCGAGATACTCTGCTTGTCTGGTTCATACACTTTGACGGACAATGGTGGATCGCGTAGCAGAGCTGGAGGGCTGAGCATCTCTCTTTCTAGTCCCGACGGCCGCGTAATTGGCGGTGGTGTAGCTGGATCTCTTATAGCTGCAAACCCGGTACAG gatcgaaggcgaagagcaaGGTGA
- the LOC103993257 gene encoding voltage-dependent chloride channel 1, chloroplastic-like isoform X2, with the protein MAKLLLPPHSFVSTTSSADSNSNPHLFSSRIPLVPRAPHLPHPILCSNSNPTGAGDGERDGSPSLARFLRSVPDWADAVKELGVRKRRPLYTPDDWREHRSSLRHLRHLLSSLSSRVILSLIPPVSALTAVAAALALYNSAVAFAWLPPGLFPLLHASSLPYQLTAPALALLLVFRTEASYSRFEEGRKAWMRVMAGASELAGIVMSAKGREDDAGVKRSLLNYIISFPMALKCHVISGSDIKADLQNLLDVEDLTVLMKSKHRPRCVIEFISQSIQILHIEEPKRNLLVGVLIEEPFPMLALDELCKQLHNSIKDAIAIENSVHERLLAKLNIHPDEHSINGWPNSKKEQG; encoded by the exons ATGGCCAAACTCCTGCTTCCTCCCCATTCTTTCGTATCCACCACCTCCTCCGCTGATTCGAACTCTAACCCCCATCTCTTCTCCTCAAGAATCCCGCTCGTGCCTCGCGCTCCTCACCTCCCCCACCCGATCTTGTGCTCCAATTCCAATCCCACCGGAGCCGGCGACGGCGAGAGAGACGGATCCCCCTCCCTTGCTCGCTTCCTCCGGTCGGTCCCCGACTGGGCCGACGCTGTCAAGGAGCTCGGCGTGCGCAAGCGCCGCCCCCTCTACACGCCCGACGACTGGCGGGAGCACCGCAGCTCCCTCCGCCACCTCCGCCATCTCCTCTCCAGTCTCTCATCCCGCGTCATCCTCTCCCTCATCCCCCCCGTCTCCGCCCTcaccgccgtcgccgccgccctCGCCCTCTATAACTCCGCCGTCGCTTTCGCTTGGCTGCCGCCGGGTCTCTTCCCACTTCTCCACGCGTCCTCGCTGCCGTACCAGCTCACCGCGCCCGCCCTGGCGCTGCTGCTCGTCTTCAGGACCGAGGCCTCCTACTCGAGGTTCGAGGAGGGGAGGAAGGCCTGGATGAGGGTCATGGCGGGCGCCAGCGAGCTAGCCGGAATAGTGATGTCGGCCAAAGGGAGGGAGGATGACGCCGGGGTCAAGCGGTCCCTGTTAAATTACATCATATCATTTCCCATGGCTCTCAAG TGTCATGTTATTAGCGGCTCAGATATCAAAGCAGATCTGCAAAATTTGCTTGACGTTGAAGATCTAACAGTACTCATGAAATCAAAACATCGTCCACGCTGTGTCATTGAGTTCATTTCACAGAGCATTCAAATCTTACACATTGAAGAGCCAAAGCGTAACCTCTTG GTTGGTGTGCTTATCGAAGAACCATTTCCAATGCTTGCACTTGATGAGTTATGCAAACAGCTTCATAACAGCATCAAAGATGCAATAGCAATAGAAAATTCGGTTCATGAAAGACTTCTTGCTAAGTTGAATATCCATCCCGATGAGCACTCGATCAATGGGTGGCCTAATTCCAAGAAGGAACAGGGCTGA
- the LOC103993257 gene encoding voltage-dependent chloride channel 1, chloroplastic-like isoform X1 has product MAKLLLPPHSFVSTTSSADSNSNPHLFSSRIPLVPRAPHLPHPILCSNSNPTGAGDGERDGSPSLARFLRSVPDWADAVKELGVRKRRPLYTPDDWREHRSSLRHLRHLLSSLSSRVILSLIPPVSALTAVAAALALYNSAVAFAWLPPGLFPLLHASSLPYQLTAPALALLLVFRTEASYSRFEEGRKAWMRVMAGASELAGIVMSAKGREDDAGVKRSLLNYIISFPMALKCHVISGSDIKADLQNLLDVEDLTVLMKSKHRPRCVIEFISQSIQILHIEEPKRNLLESKLCCFHEGIGVCEQLMGIPIPLSYTRLTSRFLVLWHLTLPVILWDDCKWIVVPATFISAASLFCIEEVGVLIEEPFPMLALDELCKQLHNSIKDAIAIENSVHERLLAKLNIHPDEHSINGWPNSKKEQG; this is encoded by the exons ATGGCCAAACTCCTGCTTCCTCCCCATTCTTTCGTATCCACCACCTCCTCCGCTGATTCGAACTCTAACCCCCATCTCTTCTCCTCAAGAATCCCGCTCGTGCCTCGCGCTCCTCACCTCCCCCACCCGATCTTGTGCTCCAATTCCAATCCCACCGGAGCCGGCGACGGCGAGAGAGACGGATCCCCCTCCCTTGCTCGCTTCCTCCGGTCGGTCCCCGACTGGGCCGACGCTGTCAAGGAGCTCGGCGTGCGCAAGCGCCGCCCCCTCTACACGCCCGACGACTGGCGGGAGCACCGCAGCTCCCTCCGCCACCTCCGCCATCTCCTCTCCAGTCTCTCATCCCGCGTCATCCTCTCCCTCATCCCCCCCGTCTCCGCCCTcaccgccgtcgccgccgccctCGCCCTCTATAACTCCGCCGTCGCTTTCGCTTGGCTGCCGCCGGGTCTCTTCCCACTTCTCCACGCGTCCTCGCTGCCGTACCAGCTCACCGCGCCCGCCCTGGCGCTGCTGCTCGTCTTCAGGACCGAGGCCTCCTACTCGAGGTTCGAGGAGGGGAGGAAGGCCTGGATGAGGGTCATGGCGGGCGCCAGCGAGCTAGCCGGAATAGTGATGTCGGCCAAAGGGAGGGAGGATGACGCCGGGGTCAAGCGGTCCCTGTTAAATTACATCATATCATTTCCCATGGCTCTCAAG TGTCATGTTATTAGCGGCTCAGATATCAAAGCAGATCTGCAAAATTTGCTTGACGTTGAAGATCTAACAGTACTCATGAAATCAAAACATCGTCCACGCTGTGTCATTGAGTTCATTTCACAGAGCATTCAAATCTTACACATTGAAGAGCCAAAGCGTAACCTCTTG GAGTCAAAACTCTGCTGTTTCCATGAAGGTATTGGTGTTTGTGAACAACTCATGGGCATCCCTATTCCTTTATCCTATACCCGTTTAACCTCAAGATTTCTAGTCCTGTGGCATCTTACACTCCCTGTGATACTTTGGGATGATTGCAAATGGATTGTTGTTCCTGCCACCTTCATAAGTGCAGCCTCTTTGTTCTGCATTGAAGAA GTTGGTGTGCTTATCGAAGAACCATTTCCAATGCTTGCACTTGATGAGTTATGCAAACAGCTTCATAACAGCATCAAAGATGCAATAGCAATAGAAAATTCGGTTCATGAAAGACTTCTTGCTAAGTTGAATATCCATCCCGATGAGCACTCGATCAATGGGTGGCCTAATTCCAAGAAGGAACAGGGCTGA
- the LOC103993256 gene encoding transcription factor EGL1-like: protein MEADLEIHEELPEKHHLRKQIAATVRKIQWSYAIFWSISTRQPGVLAWSDGYYNGDIKTRKMTQPIELKADQIGLQRSEQLRELYESLSAGDSNQQTRRPSASLSPEDLTDAEWYYLVCMTFKFTLGQGLPGKALANNQHIWLNNAQFADSKIFSRSLLAKSASIQTVVCIPFMGGVLELGTTELILEDVDLVKQITSFFWELPNPICYEQSISSPQLAERGEGIICPDIDNGIDNSIPLGDHNLITDRQTPLESDPTHFPFPIHSYVPIEHTESVKVEELHQNIREEPDTCSPDDSSNECCLTHQLEDLLGADGLNGTSRTHSMQLVDDEFSNGLLHGSLSSNEYATLSFVNAQRAVSSAMREPTGNQMLGGLQEGNHSKHSSLDLDGDDSHYAETVATILRSSKQVNPVLCFLKVSFRSSFVVWRRGFNTPKSFMSTPQKLLKKILMDRAWWRGNHVLSERRRREKLNEKFLALRSLVPTGGKIDKASILDDTTQYLKHLERRVQELESGTAVLGTTDRRKNPDVAERTSDNYLGNEITNEWKPLGNKRKACDIDEGVAEHHFVLSKHGPVHVTVTVKEKEVLVELRCPWRECLLLEVVESMSNLHLDPISVQSSSVDGMLALTVKSKLRSSNVASPGMIKRSLQRVISKCL, encoded by the exons ATGGAAGCAGATCTCGAAATCCATGAAGAATTACCCGAGAAGCACCACCTCAGGAAGCAGATTGCTGCTACAGTTAGGAAGATCCAGTGGAGCTATGCAATCTTTTGGTCCATCTCCACCAGGCAACCAGG AGTGTTGGCATGGAGTGATGGGTACTACAATGGTGATATAAAGACGAGGAAGATGACTCAGCCGATAGAACTCAAAGCTGATCAAATAGGCCTTCAGAGGAGTGAGCAACTGAGAGAACTGTATGAATCGCTTTCGGCAGGCGACAGCAATCAGCAGACCAGAAGGCCTTCTGCTTCTCTGTCTCCCGAAGACCTAACCGATGCGGAGTGGTATTACTTGGTTTGCATGACCTTCAAGTTCACTCTAGGACAAGG ATTGCCAGGCAAAGCCTTAGCCAACAATCAGCACATCTGGTTGAACAATGCTCAATTTGCAGATAGCAAGATTTTTTCGCGCTCTCTTCTAGCAAAG AGTGCATCAATTCAG ACTGTAGTATGCATCCCTTTCATGGGTGGAGTACTGGAGTTGGGCACAACTGAATTG ATTTTGGAGGATGTTGATCTCGTAAAGCAAATCACAAGTTTCTTCTGGGAGCTGCCAAATCCTATATGTTATGAACAATCCATATCCAGTCCACAATTAGCTGAGCGTGGTGAAGGCATAATATGCCCAGATATCGATAATGGTATCGACAATTCGATCCCCTTGGGCGACCACAACTTGATCACCGACCGCCAAACTCCATTGGAGAGTGATCCAACACATTTCCCATTTCCTATCCATTCATATGTGCCCATTGAACATACTGAATCGGTCAAGGTTGAGGAGCTCCATCAGAACATCCGTGAGGAACCGGACACATGTTCTCCTGATGACAGTTCAAACGAGTGCTGCCTCACTCATCAGCTTGAAGACCTATTGGGAGCTGATGGGCTCAATGGCACGTCCCGGACTCACAGCATGCAACTGGTAGATGATGAGTTCAGCAATGGCCTGCTACATGGATCTCTGAGCTCCAATGAGTATGCGACGCTGTCCTTCGTCAATGCCCAGAGGGCTGTGTCTTCTGCAATGAGGGAACCGACCGGAAACCAGATGCTTGGTGGTCTTCAAGAGGGAAACCATAGCAAGCACAGCTCTCTGGATCTCGATGGTGACGATTCACACTACGCAGAGACAGTGGCCACCATTTTGCGGTCCTCGAAGCAGGTCAACCCAGTTCTGTGCTTCCTCAAGGTGTCCTTCAGGTCCAGTTTTGTGGTCTGGCGAAGAGGCTTCAACACTCCCAAATCATTCATGAGCACGCCTCAGAAACTGCTGAAGAAGATTCTGATGGATAGAGCGTGGTGGCGTGGAAATCATGTCTTGtccgagaggaggagaagagagaagcTGAACGAGAAATTTCTCGCTCTGAGATCATTAGTTCCTACCGGTGGCAAG ATCGACAAGGCTTCGATCCTCGATGACACGACACAGTATCTGAAGCATCTCGAGAGAAGAGTGCAGGAGCTGGAATCCGGCACAGCTGTGCTCGGCACCACCGATCGAAGGAAGAATCCTGACGTAGCAGAGAGAACATCCGACAACTACTTGGGCAATGAGATCACCAACGAATGGAAGCCGCTGGGCAACAAGAGGAAGGCCTGCGACATCGACGAGGGAGTGGCGGAGCACCACTTCGTCCTGTCCAAGCACGGCCCCGTCCACGTCACCGTCACAGTGAAGGAGAAGGAGGTGCTGGTGGAGCTGCGATGCCCGTGGCGGGAGTGCTTGCTGCTCGAGGTCGTCGAGTCGATGAGCAACCTCCATCTGGATCCCATCTCGGTGCAATCCTCCTCCGTCGACGGCATGCTTGCACTGACCGTGAAATCCAAG CTAAGAAGCAGCAACGTCGCGTCGCCGGGGATGATAAAGCGGTCGCTTCAGAGAGTGATAAGTAAGTGCCTGTGA